The following is a genomic window from Rhizobium sp. NRK18.
CTGGCAATCCTTCATGGGCGATTTCGACGGAAACATGCGCACGGACATCCGTGCCGCTGCCGAAGTCATCGGTCTGTCGGGTATCCTGCATCTTCCCTACGGCTATCTGTCGGCGGGGCAGCAAAGGCGCTTCGCCATGGCGAGGCTCATCACCGCCTACCGGCCGGTCTGGCTTCTCGACGAACCGACGGCGGCACTCGATGCAAGCGCCGACCAGATGTTCGCCCGTCTCGTCGAAACCCATCTCGCCATCGGCGGCATAGTGATCGCCGCCACGCACCAGCCGCTCGGGCTCAAGGATACCAAGGAGCTGACGATGAAGGGGTTCGAGTATCTGGAGGGGGAGGATTGATCTTGGCCAGCTTTTCACTTGCCGCCAAAAGACCCTCTCTGCCCTGCCGGGCATCTCCCCCACGAGGGGGGAGAAGACTTGCGGCGGCGCATTACGCCGCCACAAGCGTTGTGTCTGGGGTAAGCCCCTCCCCCTTGTGGGGAGGGGTTGGGGAGGGGCCTTCGCCAAAAGGATTTGCACATCCATGACCGCTCTCTTCCTGCGCGATCTGAAACTGTCGATCCGGGCCGGCGGCGGGGCGCTGATCGGCATCCTGTTTTTCCTGACGGTGGTTGCCGTCATTCCGTTCGGGGTCGGGCCCGATCTCAATCTGCTTTCGCGAATCGGGCCGGCGATCATCTGGATCGGCGCTCTGCTGGCAGCACTTCTCGGCCTCGACCGGCTGTTCCAGGCCGACCGTGACGACGGATCGCTCGACCTCATCCTCATGCAGGAAACGCCGCTGGCGCTGACCGTCTTCGTCAAGTGCCTGGCGCACTGGGCAGCGACCGTTCTGCCGCTGGTCATCGCCTCTCCGCTGCTCGGTCTGTTCATGAACATGAGCGAGACGGCGATCGCGGCGGCTTTCGTCACGCTGCTCGTAGGGTCGCCGGCGATCACCTTCATCGGTGCGGTCGGGGCGGCTGTCGCCGTGGCGCTGCCGCGCGGTGGTCTGCTCGTCTCCATCCTCGTGCTGCCGCTGACGATCCCGGTCTTGATCTTCGGCGTATCGGCGACCTATGCGGCCGTGGAAGACCCGGCGCCCTTCCTGCCGCCGTTCATGTTCCTGACCGCGATCATGTTGTTCTTTGCGGCAATCGGTCCGCTTGGCGCGGCGCTGGCGCTCCGGCATGCTGCCGACTAACGCGGATTTGAACGCCAGGCTTGACCAGGATCAATTGCGGGGCTTCCCGTATCGGGGTATGAAGCGGCCATGAACGGAACAAGCCTCTCCCTTTCCAAGATCGGCGATCTCGCCAACCCGACCCGCTTTCTGGCGCTGGCGACACGGCTCATTCCGTGGCTGGCGGTCATCACCACCGTCCTCATGGCCGTCGGGCTCTATCTGAGCTTCACGACCGAAGGCGACTACCAGCAGGGCGATACGGTCCGGATCATGTACATTCACGTGCCGGCCGCCTGGCTGTCGATGATGTGCTACACGATCATGACCCTGTCGGCGATCGGTACGCTCGTCTGGCGCCATCCGCTGGCCGATGTCGCCCACAAGACTGCCGCGCCGCTCGGGGCCGCCTTCACGCTGATCGCGCTCATTACCGGCTCCTTCTGGGGCAAGCCCATGTGGGGCACATGGTGGGTGTGGGATGCGCGGCTCACCTCGGTCTTCATCCTGTTCCTGATGTATCTCGGCCTGATCGCGCTCAACCGCGCCATGGACGATCCGTCCAAGGCAGCCAAGGTCTGCGCGGTGCTGATCCTCATCGGCTTCGTCAACATCCCGATCATCAAGTTCTCGGTCGAGTGGTGGAACACGCTGCACCAGCCGGCAAGCGTGATGCGGATGGGCGGTTCCGCAATCGATCCGGAATTCCTGTGGCCGCTGTTCACCATGGCGTTCGCCTTCACCTTCCTGTTCTTCACGCTGCACCTGATGGCAATGCGCAACGAGATCTGGCGCCGCCGCGTCTCCGCCCAGCGCCGGATTGCCGCGCGCATGGCCAACAACGGAAACTGACGGGGGAGCGCCGGTGGATCACGCGTTCTATATCTACTGGGCCTACGGCCTGACGGTTGCGATCATCGCCATCATCATCGCATGGATTTTCGCAGACGGCAGGGCGCGTCAGCGCGAATTGAAGGCGCTGGAAGCGGCCGGCATCCGCCGCCGCTCGGCGCAACAGGAAAAAGAGACCGCCTGACATGGCCGATGAAACCCAAGCTCCGAGCGAACAGCCGAAGCGCGGCTTGAGCCGCTACGTGCTCGCCCTTCTGCCGCTCGCCGTCTTCGCGGTCATTGCCGGTACGGCGGCGAAGATGCTCTATGATCAGGACGTCAACGGCAAGGACATCTCGACGATCCCGTCTGCGCTGATCGGCACGAGGGCACCCTCGCTCGCCCTGCCGCCGCTCGACGGTTCCGACCGGCCCGCGCTGACGGATGCGGCGATCAAGGGCAAGCTGACGCTTGTCAACGTCTTTGCTTCCTGGTGCGTCCCCTGCCGCCAGGAGCACCCGATCCTGATGCAGCTCGCCAATGACCAGCGGCTCAACGTCGTGGCGATCAACTACAAGGACAAGACGGACAACGCGCTGCGCTTCCTCGGCGAACTCGGCAATCCCTTTGCGGCGATCGGCGTCGATCCCAAGGGACAGGCGGCAATCGACTGGGGCGTCTACGGCATTCCGGAAAGCTATCTGGTGGCCGCCGACGGCACGATCGTCTACAAGCGCGTCGGCCCGTTTGATGACCTCAGCCTGAAGGAAGGGCTTTTCCCGGCGATCGAGAAGGCTCTCGGCGGAGCGAAGACCGGAAGCTGACCTCCTAGAGTGCCGCCTGCCATTCGCGGATGGCGTCGACTGGCCAGACCAGCATCAACACGTTCAGCGTGAGATTGTCGCGAATGATCCAGCCGGTCAGGAGCTCGAATCCGATCGCGATTACGACGGTGAGCCAGATCGGCGCCCTTGAGGCGAACAGGAAGCCGATCGCCATGGCGACGGTATCCATCACCGAGTTCAGAATGCTGTCGCCTTCATAGCCGTTGGCGATCGTTGCGGAGCGATAGCGGTCGATGATGATCGGCGAGTTTTCCAGAAGCTCCCAGGCGATCTCGACGACGGCGGCAAAGGTCAGGCGGAAGCCGAACGACCGGCGGCGGAAGATGAGATAGCCGGCGAGATAGAACAGGAAGCCGTGGATGATGTGCGACGGCGTGTACCAGTCGGAAATATGCTGGGAGTTGCCCGGCGTATTGACGCCCGGTTCGAAGAGCTTGACGTAGCCGCAGGTGCAGATCGGTACGCGGCCCATCAGATACAGGCTGATCGCCTGCGCGGCGATCAGCGCCAGAAAGACGATGAACCAGAAGCTCGCCGAATTGCTCCTTCCGGACGTCGTGCCCGCTGCGCTCACTCGGCAGCTCCGGTTTCTTCGTCCTTGGTCTCCACCGTGTGCTTCATGATCAGCGGCATCTGCGCCATCGTGAAGAGGATGGTGATCGGCATCGTGCCCCAGACCTTGAAGGCGACCCAGGTGTCGTCGGAGAAATTGCGCCAGACGACTTCATTCAGCACTGCCAGGAACAGGAAGAAAATGCCCCAGCGAATGGTGAGCTTGCGCCAACCCTCCTCCGTCAGCTCGAAGGCGGCGTTGAAGACGTAGCCGAGGAGGGTCTTGCCGAAGAAGAGGCCGCCGAGCAGGACGACGCCGAACAGCGTGTTGATGATCGTCGGCTTCATCTTGATGAAGGTTTCGTTCTGCAGGTAGATTGACAGACCGCCGAAGACGAGGACGACGATGCCGGAGACGAAGGGCATGATCGGCAGGTGGCCGACGATGATCTTCGAGCAGACGAGCGAGATGATCGTCGCGGCCATGAACAGCGCGGTGGCAACGAACAGCGGCCCGCCGAGCGCGTCGAGTGCCGGGAAAGTCTTGATCAGCCAGGCGCCGCGCAGGTTGGCAAAGAAGAAGACCATCAGCGGCCCCAGTTCAAGCGCCAGCTTGAGCAGCGGGTTTTCCTTGGTTGCGGGCCTGTTTTCGACGTTCGTCACGCTCTGCACTTCCTTGATGCTCCGCTTGATCGTGTTGATATGCGGGGCTGCTTGAAGCCCATTTTGGGCATTATGGTGTCAATCCGGCAATGGCTTCGGCAAAATCCGCCGCCTCGAAGGGCTCGAGATCGTCGACGCCTTCGCCGACGCCGATGAAATAGACCGGCAGCTTGTGCTTGGCGGCGATGGCGACGAGGATGCCGCCGCGCGCCGTGCCGTCGAGCTTGGTCATGATCAGGCCGTTGACGCCGGCGATGTTCTTGAAGATCTCGACCTGGTTCATGGCGTTCTGGCCGGTCGTCGCATCCAGCGTCTGCAGCACGGTGTGCGGCGCATCCGGATCGAGCTTGGTCAGCACGCGGACGATCTTTTCGAGCTCCGCCATCAACTCGGTCTTGTTCTGCAGCCGGCCGGCGGTGTCGATGATCAGCACGTCGGAGCCGTTCTCCTTCGCCTGCTTGAAGGCGTCGAAGGCCAGACCCGCGGCATCGGCGCCGAGCTTGGTGCCGATAAAGCCAGACTTGGTACGGTCGGCCCAGATCTTCAGCTGCTCGATCGCGGCCGCGCGGAAGGTGTCGCCGGCGGCCAGCATGACCTTGAGGCCTGCGCCGGAGAGCTTTGCGGCCAGCTTGCCGATGGTCGTCGTCTTGCCGGTGCCGTTGACGCCGACGACGAGAATGACGTGCGGCTTGTGCGACAGGTCGAGCGCCAGCGGCTTGGCGACCGGGGACAGAACCTTGGTGATCTCGCTTGCCATGATGCGCGAGACATCCTCGCCGCTCACATCCTTGCCGTAGCGTTCGGAGGCGAGCGTATCTGTAACCCGCATCGCCGTCTCGACGCCCAGATCGGCCTGGATCAACAGGTCTTCCAGTTCCTGCAGCGTGTCGTCGTCGAGCTTGCGCTTGGTAAACAGCGCGGCGATCTGCCCGGAAAGCTGCTGCGAGGTGCGGGCGAGGCCGGCACGCAGGCGCTGGAACCAGGAAAGCTTCGGCGGCGGCACGAGGGGCGCGTCCGGCTGAACGGTCTTGTCGGCGGTGGCGAAGCCCTTGGGGAGGGCGGGGGCGGAGGGTGTGGCCGCATCCTCTTCGGGCATACCCCCCTCTGTCCTGCCGGACATCTCCCCCACAGGGGGGGAGATCGAAGGGGTGGGGTCCTGCTCGTCATCGATAGTCTCAGGAGCGGCATCCGGTTCAACCGAGTCCGTTGGTGGGGCGGTGGGTTCTTCGTCTGCCGCGACGGCTGAAGAGCTAGACAGATCCTCTTCGACCGGTGATTCCGTGGGCTCGGGCTCTGCAGCCAGTTCTTCTTCCGCAACAGCTGCTAAAGGCGTGTGCGGCTCCGATGCTTGATGTTCCGATGAAGCCACATCCTCCGGCTGATCTCCCCCCTTGAGGGGGAGATGTCCCGAAGGGACAGAGGGGGGTGTCGCGTCCTCTGTGGCCGCCGTTTTAGTGGCTTCCGCCGGCGCTTCCTCGCTCGTGTCGAGGATCGCGACCGCCTCGGCTTCCGCCAGCACGTCTTCGGCGGTGACGTCGTCATGCGGCTTTTCGACCGCCTGAACCGGCTTGTCCTTGCCGAATGTGAAGACCTTCTTGATGAAACCGAGAGCCATGCAGTGTCCGTGTTATTCGATGATCAGGCCGCCGAGGCGGCGGCCGTCCTTATTTCAAGATGCTTGCCATTGTGGCCGGTGACAAGCACCGAAACGAAATCGCGCGGCATAAATTCGCCGGCGTCGGCAAGCGTGAAGTCTTCCGTATGCGCCATGCCGTTCATTTCGACGAGGATCGTCTGGCGGGTGCCGACGAGGCGGTCGAGATGGGCCGCGTGCAGACGCTCGCCGGTAAACCGCAGGCGGGCGGCGCGTTCCTTGACGAGAGCGCGGTCGAGTTGCGGCATGCGGGCGGCCGGGGTGCCGGGGCGCGGCGAATAGGGAAAGACGTGCAGATGGGCGATGCCGATCTCCTCGGCAAGGCGTTCGGCGTTTGCGAACATTTCCTCCGTTTCTGTCGGAAAGCCGGCGATCATGTCGGCGCCGAAGCTCGTTTCCGGGCGCAGTCTGCGCACATCGCGACAGAAGGCCAGCGCATCGGCGCTCGAATGCCGGCGCTTCATGCGCTTCAGGATCAGGTCGTCGCCGTGCTGCAGCGACAAATGCAGGTGCGGCATGAAGCGGGGCTCGTCGGCGATCAGATCCATCAGGTGCCGGTCTGCCTCGATGCTGTCGATCGACGACAGCCGCAGCCGGCGGATCTCCGGCACCATCTTCAGGATCGTCTTGGCGAGCAGGCCAAGCGTCGGCTCGCCCGGCAGGTCGGCGCCGTAGCTGGTCGCATCGACGCCGGTCAGCACGACCTCGCGGTAGCCGCTGTCGGCGACCTTGCGGACCTGATCGACAACCGCGCCCATCGGCACCGAGCGGGAATTGCCGCGGCCATAGGGAATGATGCAGAAGGTGCAGCGATGATCGCAGCCGTTCTGCACCTGGATGAAGGCGCGCACGTGGCCATCGATGTGCCGGACCATCTGCGGCGCGGTCTCGGTGACGCTCATGATGTCGTTGACGCGAAGCTTTTCTTCCGCCGAAACGCCGAAATCGGGAAGCGACCGGTAGGACGCGCTTTTGAGTTTTTCCTCATTGCCGAGCACGGCGTCGACCTCGGCCATGGCGGCGAAGGTGTCTTTCTCGGTCTGTGCGGCGCAACCGGTGACGATGATGCGGGCGTCGGGGTGTTCGCGGCGCTTGCGGCGGATCGCCTGGCGCGCCTGGCGGACGGCTTCACCCGTCACCGCGCAAGTGTTGATCAGCACGGCATTGTTCAGGCCGGCCTTTTCGGCCTCCGCCTTCATGACCTCGGATTCATAGGTATTGAGACGGCAGCCGAAGGTTATGACCTCGACGCCGCTCACCGCGCCTCGGCTCCATTTTCAGCGTCGCGCGACCAGTCGCCGGTCTTCGGGCTGACAGCGCCGGACCATTCCCATTCGGCGGGGCCGGTCATGATCACGTGGTTGTCGCGCTCGCGCCATTCGAGTTCGAGCACACCCGGCGGAATGGCGCTGGCGACGGCAATCGTCACCTTGCGGCCGGTGCGGCCGGTGCGCGCGGCGGAGACCGCGGTAGCACAGGCGGCTGAGCCGCAGGCGAGCGTCAGGCCGGCGCCGCGCTCCCATGTCCGCGTCGTGATGGTGGTTGGCGACGTCACCTGGGCAATGGTGATGTTGGCCTTCTCCGGAAACATCGGATGGTTTTCGAGCAGCGGGCCAAAGCGCTCGAGATCGAAGGAATTGACGTCGCGGTCTACCCAGAAGACGGCATGCGGATTGCCCATCGACATGGCCGAGGGCGAATGCAGCACCGGATTGTCGATCGGGCCGATCTGCAGTTCGATCCGGCTGGTGTCGTGAAATTCCTCGGCGAGCGGGATCTTGTCCCATTCGAAGACCGGCTCGCCCATATCGACCGAGATCAGGCCGTCCTCGTGCTCGCGGGCATTAAGGATGCCGGCGACGGTCTGGAAGGTGAATGCCTTCCTTCCGGTTTCGGCGGCGAGCGCCTGCACCACGCAGCGCGTGCCGTTTCCGCAGGCCTGCGCCTTGGTGCCGTCGGAATTCAGGATGTCGATCCAGGCGTCGGTGCCGGCCGCCTTCGGATCATGGATCGCCATGATCTGGTCGAAGCGGGTGTCGGGATCGGCATTCAGCGCAATCGCCGCCTCGGGCGTCACCTGATCCTTGCGGCCGCGCATGTCGACGACGAGGATCTTGTTGCCAAGCCCGTTCATCTTCGCAAATTCTACGCGGTCGTCAGTCATCGTTTACCGGAACCTGTTGGATTTCGGCCTGTATATGGCGGATATCACCGCGAATTTCCAGTGATTTCGCCGCCGGTCAGGCCGTCGGCACGTCGAAGACTTCGCCGGCATGCATCGGGCGGAAGCGCTCGCGCGCTATGCCTGCCTGGTCGAGGGCGCGGTGGAGCGCTTCCTTCGGCGCCTCGATCGCCTCGTTGGTCAGCTGGAATGTGCGCCAATGATGGCCGGCGACATGCGCAGCATTGCAGAGCTGCATGCCCTTGACCGCCTCTTCCGGGTTCTGGTGCTGGCCCTTCATGAACCAGCGCGGCTCATAGGCGCCGAAGGGCAGGTTGGCGAGCCGGAAGCCGCCATGCTTGTCCGCCGCCGCACGATAGTTGATGCCGTCGTGAAAGCCGGTGTCGCCGACATGGTAGATCTTGCCGGCGGGCGTGGTCAGCACGAAAGCGGCCCACAGCGCCATGCGCCGGTCGCCCATGCCTCGGGCCGACCAGTGGTGGCAAGGCTCGGCATCCACCGTCACGCCGTTCGGGAGTTCCAGGCGGTCACCCCAGTCCATAACGGTGATCTTCGATGACGGTGCGGCCTTCCGGATAATCGTATCGTTGCCGAGCGGGGTGACGACGTGCGGGGCGTGGGCCTGATGGAGCTTGCGCAGCGAGGTAATGTCGAGATGGTCGTAGTGGTTGTGGGTGACGAGAACGATGTCGATGTCCGGTAGGTCTTCCAGCCGGATGCCCGGCTCGACGACGCGCTTCGGCCCGGCAAAAGACAGCGGACTTGCCCGCTTCGACCAGACGGGATCGGTGATGATATTGAGCCCGGCAACCTGGATGAGAAAGGTGGCATGGCCGACCATGGTGACACGGAGCGCGTCGCCATCGATCCTCGCTGCAGGCCGGCTGCGAGGAAAGGGGCTTTCCAGCTGTGCCGGCCACTTCGACCGGTTTTCCCAGAACTGCCATTTCAGCAGCGCGCCCAGTCCGCCGGGCTCCACGCCTTGCGGATTGAAGAATCGCGTCCCGTCGAAATGGTCCGACTCCGGACCGGTATAATAGGGGTTCTTGGGCATGAAACATCCGGCTCAATCGTTGTCGTCGATGGGTTAAACTGGGGCTCTCCGGAGTAGTTTTCAATCATCTGATCGATTATTGCCCTCAGCCTCAAGACGGCGGTTTGGTCCGCAATCAGGCATGCATAATTTATGCGGCTCCCGCATCCGATCCAAGGTATTGATAATAATACGTTTTATTTTGGTATGATTTCTCTCCTGCCGTGCGGGCTTGTTCTGGCGTGTCCACGAAGGCAATTTGCCGCCAATTGCATTTCATATCCTTCTTTCATTGGTGACCTTGAATGACCGATTCCGCTATCGGGCGGATGAACCCGCTCCACATCCTTGCCGCCCTCGCGTCCGGTGGGCTGTTGACGCTCATGATCCATTTCAATGCGGAACTCGCGCATTTCGGCGGGCCGCTGTATTCTTCCTGGTGCGCCCATGGCACGGGCACGATAGCCGCCATCGCCTACCTGCTGATGCTCAATCGCGGTCGCTGGCCGCGGCCTGACGGCAGGGCGACGGTGGGGCGGGCGCCGCTCTGGGCCTATCTTGGCGGCCTGTCCGGCGCGGTCACCGTCATGCTGAGCGGCATCACGGTCAATTCGCCCGTGGCGCTGACCGGAACGCTGGCGCTCGGCCTTGCCGGGCAGGTGATGTTCGGTCTTGCAGCCGATCACTGGGGGATGTTCGGCATGGTGGCGCGCAGGATCGGCCTCAAGGACATCCTGTCCGTGGTGCTGATTTCCGCCGGTAGCCTGCTCATCATCGTCTTCGGAGCGGCGGCATGACGATCCTGCCTGTCCTGCTCGCCATCTTCGCCGGAATGCTGGTGGTCGTCAGCCGCCAGATCAACGGCCGGCTCAGCCTCTCGACCTCGCCGTTGATCGCCTCGTTCTGGAATCATCTGGTCGGCTTTGCCTTTCTGACCGTCATCGGCCTGCTTCTCGGACAGCTTTTTCTGCCGGGAACGGCGGATGCGCCGGTTTATGCCTATATCGGCGGGCCGCTGGGGGTTATCTTCGTGGCCTCCGGAAGCTGGCTGATCGCCCGTATCGGTGCGGCGAACACGGCGCTTCTGGTGATTGCCGGGCAGATGGTCTCTGGCATCGCCTTCGATGCGGCCGGCGGTCATCCTCCGGCTTTCTGGGCGGCCGGGCTCGGGGTCGTCCTCATCGTCGCGGGCGTGCTTCTGACCCAGAAGCGCGGCAAGCCTTGACTTTCGGCGGCAATTCCTGTTTACCCGCGCCATCTGCTGACAAGTGACAAGCTTGAAGCCGCCGACCGGGACCCGTGAAGGTATAAAGAGATCCCGGAGGTCAACACCCGACAGCGCGTTGCGCCCTCGGGTGCTTTTTGGCTTTGCGCCTTGTTTTACGCGTCACGGTAAACCACGTTTCCGGGAACCGATTCCCCCGGATGCGAAAAGGAAGAGCTGATGTTTGAAAACCTCCAGGACCGTCTTGGCGCCATTCTGAATGGACTGACCGGACGTGGCTCCCTGTCGGAAAGCGATGTCTCGGCAGCGCTGCGCGAAGTCCGCCGCGCGCTGCTCGAAGCCGACGTCGCACTCGAAGTCGTGCGCTCCTTTACCGACCGCGTGCGCGAGAAGGCTGTCGGCGCCGCGGTGCTGAAGTCGATCAAGCCCGGACAGATGGTCGTCAAGATCGTCCATGACGAGCTGGTCGAGATGCTCGGCACCGAAGGCAAGACGATCGATCTCAATGCGGCCGCTCCGGTTGTCGTCATGATGGTCGGTCTGCAGGGCTCCGGTAAGACCACGACCACGGCCAAGATCGCCAAGCGCCTGACGAATCGCGAGCGCAAGAAGGTTCTGATGGCCTCGCTCGACACCCGTCGTCCGGCTGCCCAGGAACAGCTGCGCCAGCTCGGCGTCCAGACCGGCGTCGATACGCTGCCGATCATCGCCGGTCAGTCGCCGACCGATATTGCCGCCCGCGCCGTGCAGGCCGCCAAGCTCGGCGGCCACGACGTCGTCATCCTCGATACCGCCGGCCGTACCCACATCGACGAACCGTTGATGGTGGAGATGGCCGACATCAAGAAGAAGTCCAACCCGCACGAAATCCTGCTGGTTGCCGACTCACTCACCGGTCAGGACGCCGTCAATCTCGCCCGCAACTTCGATGAGCGTGTCGGCATTACCGGCCTCGTCCTGACCCGCATGGACGGCGACGGCCGCGGCGGTGCCGCCCTTTCGATGCGTGCCGTCACCGGCAAGCCCATCAAGCTGATCGGTACCGGCGAGAAGATGGACGAGATGGAGGAATTCCATCCCCGTCGTATCGCCGACCGCATTCTCGGCATGGGCGACATCGTTTCGCTGGTCGAAAAGGCCGCCGAGACGATCGACGCCGAAAAGGCGGCGGCCATGGCCCAGAAGATGGCCAAGGGCAAGTTCGACCTGAACGACCTTTCCGAACAGCTGAAGCAGATGCAGCAGCTCGGCGGCATGGGCGGCATCATGGGCATGATGCCCGGCATGTCCGGCATGAAGGACAAGATCGCCGCCGCCGGCCTCGACGACAAGGTCTTCAAGCGCCAGCTCGCCATCATCTCTTCGATGACCAAGGCCGAGCGCGCCAACCCGGATATTCTCAAGCATTCGCGCAAGAAGCGTATCGCCGCCGGCTCCGGCACCGATGCCGCCGACATCAACAAGCTTTTGAAGATGCACCGCCAGATGGCCGACATGATGAAAGCCATGGGCGGCAAGGGCAAGGGCGGCGGCATGATGAAGCAGATGATGGGCGGCCTTGCCGGCAAGATGGGCCTTGGCGGCATGATGGGCGGCGGCATGCCGGACCTCTCTGGCATGGATCCCAAGCAGCTCGAAGCCTTGGCCAAGCAGGCTGAAGCTTCCGGTCTTGGCAAGGGCATGGGCGGACTTCCGGGTGGCCTTCCCGGTCTCGGTGGCGGCAAGCTGCCCGGACTTGGCGGTGGCGGCCTGCCGGGGCTTCCGGGCCTGCCGAAGAAGAAGTGAGAGGGTAACTGAATGACGATCGATCCTGAAATCAGGAACCAGCTCGCCAAATACCGCCAGTCGATCGACAACATCGACGCGGCGCTCATTCACATGCTGGCCGAACGCTTTGCCTGCACCAAGGCCGTGGGCGTTCTGAAGGCCACGCACGAATTGCCGCCGTCTGATCCGGCGCGCGAAGAATACCAGATCGACCGCCTGCGCCGGCTCGCCAAGGAGGCCAATCTGGACCCGGACTTTGCCGAGAAGTTCCTGAACTTCATCATCAGGGAAGTGATCCGGCACCATGAAGCAATCGCTGCCGAACATAACGGCAAGTAACCAACATGCCGCTTAAACGAAGCGGTCAGACATGCCTTGAAGGAGAAATGAAATGGCACTGAAAATTCGTCTCGCCCGCGGTGGCTCCAAGAAGCGCCCGTATTACCACGTTGTCGTCGCTGACGCCCGTTCGCCCCGCGACGGTCGCTTCATCGAAAAGATCGGCCACTGGAACCCGATGCTGGCCAAGGATAATGCCGAGCGCATCAGCCTCGACGGCGAGCGCGTCAAGCACTGGATCGAGCAGGGCGCACAGCCGACCGACCGCGTTCTGCGCTTCCTCGACGAAGCCGGTCTCGCAAAGCGCGACGCCCGCAACAACCCGGAAAAGGCAAAGCCGGGCAAGAAGGCTGTCGAGCGCCAGAAGGAAAAGGAAATGAAGGCTGCTGAAGCCGCTGCCGCTGCTGCGGACGCTGCTGCCGAGTAAGCCATTCGCGCTTTCGGATCATCCGAATGCAGGCTCCTCCGCCATGTGCGGGGGAGCCTTTATCTTTGCGGGCTTGCGCCAAGTTCCGCCAGATAGGTGCGCACGGCAGACTGCACGTGCCGGAACCGGTCGCCACCCAGATGCTTGCCGCCATACCAGCGGGTGACCACGACGATGTGGTCGGTGAGGTTTTCGTGCTGCAGCATCTGCAGGATGATCATGCCGGCGCCGCTTTCGCCGTCGTCTGACTTGATCGCGCCGTCGCCACAGACCAGCGCCCAGGTGTTGTGGGTCGCCTTGGCGAACTTCTTGCTGCGCTTCAGTTCGGCGATGAAGGCCTTGGCCTCATCCGCCGATTTGCACGGGCCGCCGGAGACGGCATATTTCGAGCCGCGATCGGCGATGATGTTTTCGAGAACGAGCATGTCTTCCGGCATAAGGCCGGCAGGCCGCCTGTGCAACTCTCCCGCGCCGATACGGTTTTCCTTGTGAAGCGGGGCGCGCTCGGATTAAGAGAGGCGAAATTGAAGAATGAAGGGGGCTTCATGGCGAAGCTGACAAATCCGGTTCTGATGGCGACGATCGGCGGTGCCCAGGGCATCCGCGGCGAAGTGCGTGTGAAATCCTACACCAACGATCCGCTGGCGCTCGGCGATTACGGTAATCTGCATGCCGAGGACGGCCGCGTGTTCGAGGTGCTGGAGATCCGGTCGGCGAAGAATGTCGCGATCGTGCGGTTCCGCGGCATCAACGACCGCAATGCCGCCGAGGCGCTGAACGGGTTGGAACTCTATATCGAGCGGGAAAACCTGCCGGACGAGGAATTGGACGACGACGAGTTCTACTATGCGGATCTCGAGGGACTCGAGGTCATGGACGACGCCGGGACCTCCTACGGCACCGT
Proteins encoded in this region:
- a CDS encoding DMT family transporter — encoded protein: MTDSAIGRMNPLHILAALASGGLLTLMIHFNAELAHFGGPLYSSWCAHGTGTIAAIAYLLMLNRGRWPRPDGRATVGRAPLWAYLGGLSGAVTVMLSGITVNSPVALTGTLALGLAGQVMFGLAADHWGMFGMVARRIGLKDILSVVLISAGSLLIIVFGAAA
- the dapF gene encoding diaminopimelate epimerase, producing the protein MTDDRVEFAKMNGLGNKILVVDMRGRKDQVTPEAAIALNADPDTRFDQIMAIHDPKAAGTDAWIDILNSDGTKAQACGNGTRCVVQALAAETGRKAFTFQTVAGILNAREHEDGLISVDMGEPVFEWDKIPLAEEFHDTSRIELQIGPIDNPVLHSPSAMSMGNPHAVFWVDRDVNSFDLERFGPLLENHPMFPEKANITIAQVTSPTTITTRTWERGAGLTLACGSAACATAVSAARTGRTGRKVTIAVASAIPPGVLELEWRERDNHVIMTGPAEWEWSGAVSPKTGDWSRDAENGAEAR
- the mtaB gene encoding tRNA (N(6)-L-threonylcarbamoyladenosine(37)-C(2))-methylthiotransferase MtaB, producing the protein MSGVEVITFGCRLNTYESEVMKAEAEKAGLNNAVLINTCAVTGEAVRQARQAIRRKRREHPDARIIVTGCAAQTEKDTFAAMAEVDAVLGNEEKLKSASYRSLPDFGVSAEEKLRVNDIMSVTETAPQMVRHIDGHVRAFIQVQNGCDHRCTFCIIPYGRGNSRSVPMGAVVDQVRKVADSGYREVVLTGVDATSYGADLPGEPTLGLLAKTILKMVPEIRRLRLSSIDSIEADRHLMDLIADEPRFMPHLHLSLQHGDDLILKRMKRRHSSADALAFCRDVRRLRPETSFGADMIAGFPTETEEMFANAERLAEEIGIAHLHVFPYSPRPGTPAARMPQLDRALVKERAARLRFTGERLHAAHLDRLVGTRQTILVEMNGMAHTEDFTLADAGEFMPRDFVSVLVTGHNGKHLEIRTAAASAA
- a CDS encoding MBL fold metallo-hydrolase yields the protein MPKNPYYTGPESDHFDGTRFFNPQGVEPGGLGALLKWQFWENRSKWPAQLESPFPRSRPAARIDGDALRVTMVGHATFLIQVAGLNIITDPVWSKRASPLSFAGPKRVVEPGIRLEDLPDIDIVLVTHNHYDHLDITSLRKLHQAHAPHVVTPLGNDTIIRKAAPSSKITVMDWGDRLELPNGVTVDAEPCHHWSARGMGDRRMALWAAFVLTTPAGKIYHVGDTGFHDGINYRAAADKHGGFRLANLPFGAYEPRWFMKGQHQNPEEAVKGMQLCNAAHVAGHHWRTFQLTNEAIEAPKEALHRALDQAGIARERFRPMHAGEVFDVPTA
- a CDS encoding DMT family transporter: MTILPVLLAIFAGMLVVVSRQINGRLSLSTSPLIASFWNHLVGFAFLTVIGLLLGQLFLPGTADAPVYAYIGGPLGVIFVASGSWLIARIGAANTALLVIAGQMVSGIAFDAAGGHPPAFWAAGLGVVLIVAGVLLTQKRGKP
- the ffh gene encoding signal recognition particle protein, with product MFENLQDRLGAILNGLTGRGSLSESDVSAALREVRRALLEADVALEVVRSFTDRVREKAVGAAVLKSIKPGQMVVKIVHDELVEMLGTEGKTIDLNAAAPVVVMMVGLQGSGKTTTTAKIAKRLTNRERKKVLMASLDTRRPAAQEQLRQLGVQTGVDTLPIIAGQSPTDIAARAVQAAKLGGHDVVILDTAGRTHIDEPLMVEMADIKKKSNPHEILLVADSLTGQDAVNLARNFDERVGITGLVLTRMDGDGRGGAALSMRAVTGKPIKLIGTGEKMDEMEEFHPRRIADRILGMGDIVSLVEKAAETIDAEKAAAMAQKMAKGKFDLNDLSEQLKQMQQLGGMGGIMGMMPGMSGMKDKIAAAGLDDKVFKRQLAIISSMTKAERANPDILKHSRKKRIAAGSGTDAADINKLLKMHRQMADMMKAMGGKGKGGGMMKQMMGGLAGKMGLGGMMGGGMPDLSGMDPKQLEALAKQAEASGLGKGMGGLPGGLPGLGGGKLPGLGGGGLPGLPGLPKKK
- a CDS encoding chorismate mutase translates to MTIDPEIRNQLAKYRQSIDNIDAALIHMLAERFACTKAVGVLKATHELPPSDPAREEYQIDRLRRLAKEANLDPDFAEKFLNFIIREVIRHHEAIAAEHNGK